The Styela clava chromosome 2, kaStyClav1.hap1.2, whole genome shotgun sequence genome contains a region encoding:
- the LOC120335833 gene encoding somatostatin receptor type 5-like has protein sequence MSNASTTTTTLLPSSGGAQSVLSPEDTFVVAFRVLIYVSGVLGNLLVIFVILFLSEFRKLTHWYVLQLAIADFLFLQTLPFKISEQIHGRWIYPVGMCRALQTILFFNYYASILFLMIMAIDRYLAVCHALSSRVQRLRSRAYSYFITALTWAIALAMCIPVMMYSDTVGIKPTCFCTLQFPIDRDEWCHKHMQNLTQECYEDVFDDVHGESCMTNKPVTSGSGSGYDWFELGSGDLFSGLTSDIDFGSTGTVPFDEILPEPSTSGANETFFRNGCIYDTERKGWFVFIYFNFVVMFLLPLLVISLCYTLIVVRLMKTNVTDGGRRSSNTESTRSGGKDSTKKIWRTNRRKSSSASTGRTYREKVRVTVMCAVLVLLFILCWLPFHSVHLAKIEGITIQDDNICSRLAIATSLLAYLNSAFNPYLYNFLGTFQKRMKQIKNHKRMQSFLSATGLTRLGGGRSNSIVTSSDGSKTKHRSGSVPYVSEARGSVQKERIPLRTMDSSGNL, from the exons ATGTCGAACGCTTCAACCACAACAACAACTCTCCTACCTTCTAGTGGGGGAGCTCAGTCGGTTTTGAGTCCAGAAGACACATTTGTAGTTGCCTTCAGAGTTCTGATATATGTGAGCGGAGTGCTGGGGAACCTGTTGGTGATATTCGTCATTTTGTTTTTGAGTGAATTTCGAAAACTTACTCACTG gTACGTTCTCCAACTTGCCATAGCTGATTTTCTTTTTCTACAAACTTTACCGTTCAAAATATCTGAGCAAATTCACGGAAGATGGATATATCCGGTTGGAATGTGTCGAGCACTACAGACAATATTGTTCTTCAATTACTATGCTTCTATTTTGTTCCTGATG ATAATGGCAATTGATAGATATCTTGCCGTGTGCCACGCCCTGTCTTCTCGTGTCCAACGCTTGCGATCACGTGCATACTCCTACTTTATAACTGCGCTTACTTGGGCAATAGCCCTGGCTATGTGCATACCCGTGATGATGTACAGCGACACCGTCGGAATCAAACCCACATGTTTCTGCAC ATTACAATTTCCAATCGACCGTGACGAATGGTGTCATAAGCATATGCAAAACCTTACACAAGAGTGCTATGAGGATGTGTTTGATGATGTTCACGGCGAATCATGTATGACTAATAAACCTGTAACTTCGGGAAGTGGAAGTGGATATGACTGGTTTGAACTGGGAAGTGGTGATTTATTCAGCGGTTTGACATCAGATATAGACTTTGGAAGCACTGGCACAGTACCATTTGATGAAATACTTCCTGAACC AAGCACTTCTGGCGCAAACGAAACATTCTTCCGAAACGGGTGTATTTATGACACTGAAAGAAAGGGATGgtttgtgttcatatatttcaactttgtgGTCATGTTTTTACTACCATTACTG GTCATTTCTCTCTGTTACACCCTGATCGTTGTTCGGTTGATGAAAACAAACGTTACAGACGGTGGTCGTCGAAGCTCCAATACAGAATCTACACGCTCAGGTGGCAAGGATAGTACGAAAAAGATCTGGAGAACAAATCGAAGAAAGTCATCTTCTGCGTCAACAGGCCGTACTTACCGAGAAAAAGTCAGGGTGACGGTGATGTGCGCAGTTTTAGTCTTGCTCTTCATTCTGTGCTGGCTTCCTTTTCATTCCGTACACTTGGCGAAGATCGAAGGAATAACAATTCAAGAT GATAACATATGTTCAAGATTGGCGATCGCAACATCATTACTTGCTTATCTTAACTCAGCTTTCAATCCGTATCTGTACAACTTCCTCGGAACTTTTCAAAAAAGAATGAA ACAAATCAAAAACCACAAGAGAATGCAGAGCTTCCTATCAGCGACAGGACTGACTCGTCTCGGTGGCGGTCGATCTAATTCGATTGTTACTTCAAGTGACGGATCAAAAACAAAGCATAGATCTGGAAGTGTTCCTTACGTCAGTGAAGCCCGAGGAAGTGTTCAAAAAGAGC GTATACCGCTAAGGACTATGGATAGCAGTGGAAATTTATAA